In the genome of Yarrowia lipolytica chromosome 1B, complete sequence, the window TCTCAGAAATATCGTCTTTGATCGACCTCCATAAACCCACACCATGATGCGCTAATATCTCATGCAGCGCCAATGGTAAAATTACAGCTGGATTTCAATACGAGCCCGCGAGTTAATCCACAGACATTTACGGAACTGTTATCTCCGAAATGATGAATACGTGATTCTAATTTCCACGGATTCAATCTCACAACTACAGCGGCAATATTGGCTCAGCCAGGTGTGTTCAGTGGATAATAGCACTTGTGGCATGCTCCTATCACATGCCCCACCGTGCAGGCACCACTCTTGTTTTttctaatttttttttcactcaCTTGCCGCCGCATCAACACAAACCCCGCCATGGTCTTTTTCTTTGTCAGCTGAAAATTGTGAAATATTCAAAATAGccaaaaaaatagaaaaaataGAACAAGataaaaaatagaaaaaagcatagaaaaaagaagaaaaaatagaaaaaaaagaagaaataTAGAAACATatatacaaaaaaaataaaaaaaattaaaaaaggGGCATGAGGAGTGCGGATACGAAAAAGTGCCAAATGGCCAGAATATAGATGCAACAGTGGGGCGGACAGCGCTGTAGAACTTCCAAACGTCATCCCGTTCTAATGAGGTCTAATCAAGTGCGGCATCGCGTGACCAATTAAAAGGAGCCTTGTTCTACAACTAGCGCCATGCCATAATTACGATATACCTTGGATTGGGCTGGGTTgtgactgctgctgcaaaAAAGTAGATAGAGGTTTAATTGGGCTAACTAAATCATTGTGGGTTACTTAAGAGTCTCGCAATGTTCCACGTTTGTTAAATCACCCCATcattaaaaaaaatcctCTTTTTCTAATTGCACAGACTGGGACTCGAACTCGCGAAATTAGCTTTGAAACTTGTTCCACCATCATTCGAACGTACATGCACGTTGCTCTGCATATATCATGCGGCCCTTTGCGTCTAGTGATTGGGTTCATCATGGGAAGATACTTGTATCCGTACCAACAGTACAACATGTTCAGAACAGCGCGAAAACTGAAGCCGCTGGGATATCAGACTCGATCATGTGAGTGAACACCATCCAATCAGTTCCACGCTCGGTCGCCTAGCTTTCTCTCTAaatactaacccagtcATTGACGTCCGAGTGGCTCAATTCACCAAGATCAAACAGCACCCCAATGCCGACTCTCTGTACCTTGGAACCGTTCAGGTAGGCGCTGATCCGGCAGACACAAAGCAAATCTGCTCGGGACTGGTACGATTCTACAAGCCGGAAGATCTCGAGGGCCGAAAAATCGTCATTGTCAACAACCTCAAGCCTGCCAAGCTGAGAGGAGAACCCTCTGAGGTGATGACTTTATGTTCTGAGATTGTGGACGGAGATAATGTCGAGATTGATCTGCTAACTCCTCCGGAGGGCTCTAACCCAGGTGACCATCTTGTGTTTGAAGGTCACGAAGAAGAGATTGCCAAGTCTGTCAACCCCAAAAAGTTTGCGAAACTTGCCGGACGACTCAAGACGAACCAAGACGGCTTTGTGACCCTGGATGGAAAGTTGCTCAAGGATAAGCATGGAAATGGCGTCAAGAGTAAGCTGCTGGATGCCCTTGTGAGATAGATGAGGGGACGGACTTGTAGATGGTAGTGGGAATATGAATGGAATGAGTGGAACATATTACGTGACGCTGCAAATAGCACGACCGTTGCAGGAGAAGAATCAGAACCATGGTCGTATTGAGAAGAATTTGCTTTATTACTTCATCTAGATAGTTCATCTCTGTGGTACCGTCTCATTTTCTAGAACCGGTGACTCGACAATCTAGAGATGTCTGAAAGGGTGACTTGCCATAATTTGCAAATATTGAaaacagtcacgtgaaaaaTAACGGGATGATGATTAGGTGTGTTGCATGACTGTTTCCAATATATGATCATTCTGTCTTGAGTGACTAACATGGGTCTAGACCTGAAACTACAACGCCTGGGACAGAgctctcaacaacaacaaataCGAAAGTCTTtttgggtc includes:
- a CDS encoding uncharacterized protein (Compare to YALI0B01760g, similar to uniprot|P46672 Saccharomyces cerevisiae YGL105w G4P1 protein with specific affinity for G4 quadruplex nucleic acids), encoding MHVALHISCGPLRLVIGFIMGRYLYPYQQYNMFRTARKLKPLGYQTRSFIDVRVAQFTKIKQHPNADSLYLGTVQVGADPADTKQICSGLVRFYKPEDLEGRKIVIVNNLKPAKLRGEPSEVMTLCSEIVDGDNVEIDLLTPPEGSNPGDHLVFEGHEEEIAKSVNPKKFAKLAGRLKTNQDGFVTLDGKLLKDKHGNGVKSKLLDALVR